TGGAGTTTGGGAACTTACATTAGATGGTGATTATAAAAACAAATATTATAATTATAAAGTCACTATAGACGGTATAGAAAAGGAAACTCCAGACCCTTATGCTAAAGGGGCTACTGCTAATGGTGAAAAGGGAATGATAGTAGATTTTGAGTCAATTAACCCAGAAGGGTGGGAAAATCATAAGCTGCCAGAATCGATAAAGCCAACAGAAGCAATTCTTTATGAAATGCATGTTAGGGACTTTTCAGTAGACGAAAACTCTGGTATAACCTATAAAGGTAAGTATTTAGCTTTTACAGAAGAAGGAACAAAGGGACCAAATGGAGTATCAACGGGATTAGACCACTTAAAGGAATTAGGTATTACCCATGTACATCTACTGCCTGTATATGACTTTGCAAGTGTAGATGAAACTAAAGAGGGACAGTATAACTGGGGATATGACCCATATTTATATAATGTACCAGAAGGTTCTTATGCAACAGACCCATATGATGGAACGGTGAGGATAAGAGAATTTAAGGAAATGGTAAAGACACTTCACGAAAATAATATTGGGGTAGTAATGGATGTTGTATTTAATCACACTTATTCAGTAGGTAATAGTCCATTTGATATATTGGTACCGAAATATTACTATCGAACAGCAGCCGACGGTAGTTATACCAATGGCTCAGGCTGTGGAAATGAAACAGCTTCAGAAAAGCCAATGATGAGGAAGTTTATCATAGACTCAGTTAAATTCTGGGCTACTGAGTATAAGATAGATGGCTTTAGATTTGACCTGATGGCACTTCATGATATAGATACAATGAAAGAGGTAGTAAAGGAGCTTAAGAAGATTAATCCAAACATAATCATATACGGAGAGCCTTGGACTGGAGGAAATTCAGCACTATCACCAATGAAGCAGCTAAGAAAGGGTAAGCAAAAGGGTTTAGGCCTAGCTGTATTTAATGATAATATAAGAAATGCAATAAAAGGAGATAATGACGGTACAGGAGTAGGATTTGTAAACGGTGGATATGGATTAGTAAACGAAGTTAAGAAGGGGATAGTAGGAAGTATAAGATATAACGATAGTATTCAAAGCTTTACAGATAGTCCTACTGAAACTATCAATTATGTAAGTAGTCACGATAATCTATGTTTATTTGATAAATTCGAAAAAAGTAATAAACACGATACAGAAGAAGCAAGGGAAAGAATGAATAAATTAGCATTATCAATAGTTCTTACTTCTCAGGGGATACCTTTTATACAAGGTGGTACAGAGATTCTAAGGACAAAACAAGGAGTTCATAATAGTTATAATTCAGGAGATGAGATAAATAAGATAGATTGGTCAAGAAAAAGTAAATATAAAGAAACCTTTGACTATATCAAGGGATTAATTAAACTAAGAAAAAGTCAAAAGGTGATGACTTTAGATAATGCTGAAGATATAAGAAATTCATTACAGTTTATAGACACACCGAATAATTCAGTAGGATATTTATTAAATTCAAACTTTAAAGGGGACTATAAGCATCTAATTATCATACACAACGCAAATAGAGAAGAAATAAAAATTAAGCTTCCATTAGATGGAGAATGGAATGCTATAGCCAATGAATATGAAGTAAATCAAGATAAAGTTACAAAGGGACAAAAAAGCTTTACTAATGAAGTGACAGTACCAGCATTGTCAACATATATTCTATATCAAAATTAAGGATAGTAGATTATAAGTAGAAGCTAAGAGATTTATATTTTTCTCTTAGCTTCTTTTAGTGTCTAACAAGCTGAGAACTAAATCAAAAGCTATTAACTACTAACTAATAAATGAACGTAGTCAGATTTGTTCTGTCATCATTCGACAATCTTTACATTATATATCGTTTATAGTATTATGTTATTGAATAGCATTATTAGAATAGGTCTACAGTAGGAACAATAATATATAGACATCAATTATTAGGTTTAGATAAAGGCAAACTTGTCGAAAGATAAGGACGCAAAGCCAAGGGCCTAAGGCATAAACTTGCTAAGGTAGCCGGTTACCTAAAACCTACAGTGGGCCCTTCTATGCATAAAGCAAGGAAGGGATTTTTTATCTAACTATCCTAAACCACTCCTCCTTGCTTCATATAAAAAGAAAATAGGGAGGAAAACTTATGCGATTAGCAAAATTAGATGAGAATATTTTAAACAAAAAGTTAGCATTGACAATAAAATCATCGACAGGTAGAAAATTGATTCAGAATAATGTAGTCTTATCAGAAAGAGTTATTAAAAGATTAAAGAGCAATGGATTAAATGCAATTTACATAGAAGACGAAAATGTTGATGTAGAACTACGTGAATCAATAACTGAGGATAAGAGGATACAGATAATTCAAAAGCTGAATGAAATATACTCTGATATACAAAGAGGGCAATATAACGATATTGAGTTTGGACGTTTCATAAGA
Above is a genomic segment from Caldisalinibacter kiritimatiensis containing:
- the pulA gene encoding type I pullulanase; this encodes MKRISLSLAFILLFNVMLVGCQNGNQSEVVKQSHTSTQEEIKKGSKLIVHYYRYEGDYDNWSFWIWPEGREGKAYNFTGEDDFGKIAEIEFNEKLDRVGIIPRLGNWEAKDVNMDRFIDLKGDVTEVWMIQGTEKIFYNREEANIKPKIRGAFLDTKRDIFVELTNKLNLTGNNNENFIVKVDGKEVDIEKVEGVRVKQENINKKGYELLVDDTKIKFIFSPTEFGYKHNKDDDVYVIGDFNNYQISDEFKLEYDKVFDVYKLLKDVGNNHSINFKDTFCFVVNNNDKEVFKSSDLVVDKYLGKVTNLFKITLKEDVDFTEGIVVDHKDFKEKDVVMRKVLELPEFTYTGNDLGANYNKDYTTFKVWSPVAEEMKVVIYDKYNDNEGKVYLMNKGENGVWELTLDGDYKNKYYNYKVTIDGIEKETPDPYAKGATANGEKGMIVDFESINPEGWENHKLPESIKPTEAILYEMHVRDFSVDENSGITYKGKYLAFTEEGTKGPNGVSTGLDHLKELGITHVHLLPVYDFASVDETKEGQYNWGYDPYLYNVPEGSYATDPYDGTVRIREFKEMVKTLHENNIGVVMDVVFNHTYSVGNSPFDILVPKYYYRTAADGSYTNGSGCGNETASEKPMMRKFIIDSVKFWATEYKIDGFRFDLMALHDIDTMKEVVKELKKINPNIIIYGEPWTGGNSALSPMKQLRKGKQKGLGLAVFNDNIRNAIKGDNDGTGVGFVNGGYGLVNEVKKGIVGSIRYNDSIQSFTDSPTETINYVSSHDNLCLFDKFEKSNKHDTEEARERMNKLALSIVLTSQGIPFIQGGTEILRTKQGVHNSYNSGDEINKIDWSRKSKYKETFDYIKGLIKLRKSQKVMTLDNAEDIRNSLQFIDTPNNSVGYLLNSNFKGDYKHLIIIHNANREEIKIKLPLDGEWNAIANEYEVNQDKVTKGQKSFTNEVTVPALSTYILYQN